One window of Psychrobacillus sp. FSL H8-0483 genomic DNA carries:
- the rplK gene encoding 50S ribosomal protein L11, whose translation MAKKVIKVVKLQIPAGKANPAPPVGPALGQAGVNIMGFCKEFNARTADQAGLIIPVEISVFEDRSFTFITKTPPAAVLLKVAAGIQSGSGEPNRVKVATVKRDKVREIAEQKMPDLNAASVETAMLMVEGTARSMGITIVD comes from the coding sequence GTGGCTAAAAAAGTGATTAAAGTTGTAAAATTACAAATTCCTGCTGGTAAAGCAAACCCAGCGCCACCGGTTGGTCCTGCATTAGGACAAGCGGGTGTTAACATCATGGGATTCTGTAAGGAGTTCAACGCACGTACTGCAGATCAAGCAGGTCTAATCATTCCGGTTGAAATTTCTGTATTTGAAGATCGTTCATTTACTTTCATTACAAAAACTCCGCCGGCAGCAGTGTTACTTAAAGTAGCAGCAGGTATTCAATCTGGATCAGGTGAACCAAACCGCGTAAAAGTGGCGACAGTGAAACGTGATAAAGTTCGCGAAATCGCAGAACAAAAAATGCCAGATTTAAATGCAGCATCTGTTGAAACAGCTATGCTGATGGTAGAAGGTACTGCACGTAGCATGGGTATTACGATCGTAGACTAA
- the nusG gene encoding transcription termination/antitermination protein NusG has protein sequence MEKNWYVVHTYSGYENKVKANLEKRVETMGMQDKIFRVFIPEQEETDFKDGKKRVVLRKTFPGYVFVELIMTDDAWYVVRNTPGVTGFLGSSGGGTKPTPLPPEEVDSMLKQMGMNEGKVEVDFSVGELVEVLEGPFAHFQGKVELIDAEKGKVTVSVDMFGRETNMELDFEQVIKL, from the coding sequence ATGGAAAAAAATTGGTATGTCGTTCATACGTACTCTGGGTATGAAAATAAAGTAAAAGCAAACTTGGAAAAACGAGTAGAAACTATGGGGATGCAAGATAAAATTTTCCGTGTATTTATCCCTGAACAAGAAGAAACAGATTTTAAAGATGGGAAAAAGCGTGTCGTCTTGAGAAAAACTTTCCCTGGATATGTATTCGTGGAATTAATTATGACAGATGACGCTTGGTATGTTGTTCGAAATACGCCAGGAGTAACTGGATTCCTTGGTTCTTCAGGTGGAGGAACAAAGCCAACACCTCTACCTCCAGAAGAAGTGGACTCCATGTTAAAACAAATGGGCATGAATGAAGGTAAAGTAGAAGTAGACTTTAGTGTTGGAGAACTAGTAGAAGTTCTAGAAGGTCCATTCGCTCATTTCCAAGGTAAAGTAGAACTGATCGATGCAGAAAAAGGAAAAGTTACAGTATCGGTAGATATGTTTGGTCGAGAAACTAACATGGAATTAGACTTCGAGCAAGTTATTAAATTATAA
- the secE gene encoding preprotein translocase subunit SecE, giving the protein MANVGGFFKNVMSEMRKVSWPRRKELTRYTVIVLATVVVMAIFFAIVDLGISELFRWYLAL; this is encoded by the coding sequence ATGGCTAATGTTGGTGGATTTTTTAAAAATGTAATGTCTGAAATGAGAAAAGTAAGCTGGCCAAGACGTAAAGAGCTAACGCGATATACGGTAATTGTACTAGCTACAGTTGTAGTAATGGCTATATTTTTTGCTATTGTAGATTTAGGGATTTCAGAACTTTTCCGTTGGTATTTGGCATTATAA
- the rpmG gene encoding 50S ribosomal protein L33: MTKKIVLSCMQCGNRNYTVPTSKESTSIRIERKKYCTHCNAHTLHKQTL, from the coding sequence ATGACTAAGAAAATTGTCTTGAGTTGTATGCAATGTGGTAACCGAAATTATACGGTCCCTACATCAAAAGAGAGCACATCTATACGTATAGAAAGAAAAAAATACTGCACGCATTGTAACGCTCATACACTTCATAAACAAACATTGTGA
- the sigH gene encoding RNA polymerase sporulation sigma factor SigH, which produces MVNIHNLAEVTSLEKTELDLQQLDRLLDEELVEMVHQGSTEALDYLITKYRSFVRMKGRSYFLIGADKEDILQEGMIGLYKAIRDFKEEKLASFRAFAELCITRQIITAIKTATRQKHIPLNSYVSLDKPIYDEESDRTLMDMIAGSVIDDPEELIINREHYDYMEGKMGEILSELEQQVLALYLDGQSYQEISEELNRHVKSIDNALQRVKRKLERYMEIGSNYV; this is translated from the coding sequence ATGGTAAATATTCATAATTTAGCTGAGGTGACTTCATTGGAAAAGACAGAATTGGATCTACAACAATTGGATAGATTACTAGATGAAGAGCTTGTAGAGATGGTTCATCAAGGGAGCACTGAAGCGCTAGATTATTTAATTACCAAGTATCGTTCATTTGTTCGGATGAAAGGTAGGTCCTATTTTTTAATAGGAGCGGATAAGGAAGATATACTCCAAGAAGGAATGATTGGATTATACAAAGCGATCCGAGATTTTAAAGAAGAGAAATTAGCTTCTTTTCGAGCTTTTGCAGAGTTATGTATTACTCGACAAATTATAACAGCAATTAAAACAGCAACTCGTCAAAAACATATTCCGCTAAATTCATATGTTTCCTTGGATAAGCCTATCTATGATGAAGAATCTGATCGAACGCTTATGGACATGATTGCTGGTTCTGTTATCGACGATCCAGAAGAGTTAATCATTAACAGAGAGCATTATGATTACATGGAAGGTAAGATGGGTGAAATTTTAAGTGAATTGGAACAGCAAGTACTTGCTTTATATTTGGATGGACAGTCTTATCAAGAAATTTCTGAGGAATTAAACCGGCATGTAAAATCAATTGACAATGCACTACAGCGAGTAAAGCGAAAGTTGGAGCGGTATATGGAGATTGGTAGTAATTATGTGTAA
- a CDS encoding NYN domain-containing protein, with amino-acid sequence MQILLVDGYNIIGAWSELRKLKNNKLLDARDRLIELMAEYKAFTGIRVIVVFDAHLVPGLENKKKQNDVEIIYTRENETADERIEKLTLELSNRRTQIYVATSDMTEQRVIFGQGALRKSARELEIEMFSISSNITKKVKHIQENKPTSTIPLSDEIAEIFEKWRRGMK; translated from the coding sequence ATGCAGATTCTACTTGTCGATGGATATAATATCATCGGCGCATGGAGCGAGTTAAGGAAGTTAAAAAATAATAAATTACTAGACGCTAGAGACCGACTAATTGAGCTAATGGCAGAATATAAAGCATTTACAGGTATTCGAGTGATTGTTGTTTTTGATGCACATTTAGTGCCCGGTTTAGAAAATAAAAAGAAACAAAATGATGTCGAAATAATTTATACGAGAGAAAATGAAACTGCTGATGAACGAATTGAAAAGCTAACGCTAGAATTAAGTAATAGAAGAACACAAATTTACGTAGCAACATCCGATATGACGGAGCAAAGAGTTATATTTGGGCAAGGAGCTCTAAGAAAATCTGCAAGAGAACTTGAAATTGAAATGTTTTCTATCTCATCGAATATTACGAAGAAAGTTAAGCATATACAAGAGAATAAGCCAACTTCGACCATCCCATTATCTGACGAAATTGCAGAAATTTTCGAAAAATGGCGAAGAGGAATGAAATGA
- the rlmB gene encoding 23S rRNA (guanosine(2251)-2'-O)-methyltransferase RlmB — protein sequence MAEQTEQTGEIIAGKNPVVEALRSGRDMNKVWIAEGVQKSGVSEIIQLAKDAGIIVQFVPKKKLDGLTDANHQGIVASVAAYRYAELDDLFNLAASKQEDPLFIILDEIEDPHNLGSIMRTADAVGAHGIIIPKRRAVGLTAVVAKASTGAIEHIPVYRAGNLSQTVDELKDRGVWIAGTDASKSTDYRNMDATLPLALIIGSEGKGMSRLLKEKCDFLYHLPMVGHVTSLNASVAASILLYEVLRVRKPLKG from the coding sequence ATGGCAGAGCAAACAGAACAAACAGGAGAAATTATTGCTGGGAAAAACCCCGTAGTAGAGGCGTTGCGTTCAGGAAGAGATATGAACAAAGTTTGGATTGCGGAAGGCGTTCAAAAAAGTGGTGTTTCTGAAATAATTCAATTAGCAAAAGATGCAGGAATTATTGTTCAATTTGTACCGAAAAAGAAATTGGACGGCTTAACGGACGCAAACCATCAAGGAATTGTCGCTTCTGTCGCTGCGTATCGCTATGCAGAACTAGATGATTTATTTAATTTAGCAGCTAGTAAGCAAGAGGACCCTCTTTTTATAATTTTAGATGAAATTGAAGATCCGCATAATCTTGGGTCTATCATGCGAACGGCGGATGCGGTAGGAGCACACGGAATTATTATTCCAAAAAGACGTGCAGTCGGGTTAACCGCGGTTGTTGCAAAGGCATCAACAGGGGCGATTGAACACATTCCTGTATATCGTGCAGGAAACTTGTCGCAAACTGTAGATGAGCTAAAAGATCGTGGTGTTTGGATTGCTGGAACAGATGCATCAAAATCTACCGATTATCGAAATATGGATGCAACACTACCACTTGCTCTCATAATTGGTAGTGAAGGAAAAGGAATGAGTCGTCTATTAAAAGAAAAATGTGACTTTCTTTACCATTTGCCAATGGTTGGGCATGTAACTAGCTTGAATGCGTCTGTAGCTGCGTCCATACTTTTATATGAAGTATTGCGCGTAAGAAAACCGCTTAAAGGATAA
- a CDS encoding Mini-ribonuclease 3: MGDAVFEQVVREHLIRSGRVKPNILHREGTKYVSAKAQATIVREMLNTQFLTEEEEAVLRRGRNAKSGTVPKNTDVQTYHYSTAFEAVIGSLYLSEQKERLQEVLQFAIQYIDEQKEEKK; this comes from the coding sequence ATGGGAGATGCTGTATTCGAACAAGTCGTTCGAGAGCATCTCATCCGATCTGGGCGAGTTAAACCGAATATTTTGCATAGAGAAGGTACAAAATATGTATCTGCAAAAGCGCAAGCAACAATTGTACGTGAAATGTTGAATACGCAGTTTTTAACAGAAGAAGAGGAAGCCGTGCTAAGAAGAGGTCGAAATGCAAAGTCTGGTACAGTTCCGAAAAATACAGATGTCCAAACATATCATTATAGTACAGCGTTTGAGGCGGTTATTGGAAGCTTATACTTGAGTGAGCAGAAAGAACGTTTGCAGGAAGTGCTTCAGTTTGCAATTCAGTATATTGATGAACAGAAAGAGGAGAAAAAGTAG
- the cysS gene encoding cysteine--tRNA ligase gives MTIQIFNTLKREKEPFIPMEEGKVKMYVCGPTVYNYIHIGNARPVIVYDTVRKYLQYRGYEVTYVSNFTDVDDKIIKAANELGEDVSELTARFIKAYFADVEALGCSKADSHPRVTDHMNEIIEFIEALEEKGYAYESQGDVYYRTRKFDGYGKLSHQSVDDLKVGARIETGVKKEDALDFALWKAAKPGEIFWESPWGQGRPGWHIECSVMAREILGDTIDIHAGGQDLTFPHHENEIAQSEARTGKTFARYWMHNGYINIDNEKMSKSLGNFVLVNDIRKQIDPQILRLFMLSVHYRNPINYSQDLVEQAEAGLERIRTAYANVLHRLDATADLGDHHDVWLHKIQEVKVQFETAMDDDFNTANGIAAIFELSKLANTYLLEKQTSEQVLKQFLTIFDELTAVLGLSLAKEKEVLDEEIDALIEERNQARKDRNFARADEIRDQLKAMNIILEDTAQGIRWKRG, from the coding sequence ATGACAATTCAAATATTTAATACATTAAAACGTGAAAAAGAACCATTTATACCAATGGAAGAAGGAAAGGTAAAAATGTATGTGTGTGGACCAACAGTCTACAATTACATTCACATAGGGAATGCTCGTCCTGTAATTGTCTACGATACTGTACGAAAATATCTGCAGTACCGAGGGTATGAAGTGACGTATGTATCGAATTTCACCGATGTTGATGACAAAATCATTAAGGCAGCAAATGAGTTAGGGGAAGACGTATCTGAATTAACGGCTCGTTTTATAAAAGCATATTTTGCTGATGTGGAAGCCTTAGGATGCAGTAAGGCTGATTCGCATCCACGTGTAACAGATCACATGAATGAAATCATTGAATTCATCGAAGCGTTGGAAGAAAAAGGATATGCCTACGAGTCTCAAGGGGACGTATATTATCGCACAAGAAAGTTTGATGGATATGGCAAATTATCGCACCAATCGGTAGATGATTTAAAAGTGGGGGCTCGTATTGAAACTGGTGTTAAGAAAGAGGATGCATTAGATTTTGCTCTTTGGAAAGCTGCGAAACCAGGAGAGATTTTCTGGGAAAGTCCATGGGGTCAAGGACGTCCGGGCTGGCATATAGAATGCTCTGTTATGGCACGTGAAATACTAGGTGATACGATTGATATCCACGCAGGTGGACAGGATTTAACTTTCCCACACCATGAAAATGAAATTGCACAATCGGAAGCAAGAACGGGCAAAACCTTTGCGAGATATTGGATGCACAACGGTTATATTAATATAGATAATGAAAAAATGTCCAAATCACTTGGTAATTTCGTGTTAGTTAATGATATTCGTAAGCAAATTGACCCGCAAATATTACGTCTATTTATGCTTAGTGTACATTACCGTAATCCAATTAACTACTCTCAGGATTTAGTAGAGCAAGCGGAGGCAGGACTTGAGCGAATTCGTACTGCATACGCAAATGTCTTGCACCGCTTGGATGCAACGGCAGATTTAGGGGATCATCATGATGTATGGTTGCATAAAATCCAAGAGGTTAAAGTGCAATTTGAAACAGCAATGGATGATGACTTCAATACAGCGAACGGAATTGCGGCGATTTTTGAATTATCAAAGCTTGCAAATACGTATTTACTTGAAAAGCAAACATCTGAACAAGTGTTGAAACAATTCCTCACTATTTTTGATGAGCTAACGGCTGTTTTGGGTCTATCTCTTGCGAAAGAAAAAGAAGTACTAGATGAGGAAATTGATGCGCTCATAGAAGAACGTAATCAGGCGAGAAAGGATCGTAACTTTGCTCGTGCTGATGAAATAAGAGATCAATTAAAAGCTATGAACATTATTTTAGAAGATACTGCGCAAGGTATCCGATGGAAAAGAGGATAA
- the cysE gene encoding serine O-acetyltransferase: MFARLKEDIAVVFEQDPAATSKLEVILTYAGLHAIWNHRIAHAFYKKKFFFLARAISQISRFFTGIEIHPGATIGRRFFIDHGSGVVIGETCEIGDDCTIYQGVTLGGTGKEKGKRHPTLGNNVLVATGAKVLGSITIGENSKVGAGSVVLKDVPFNSTVVGIPGVVVIQDGVKVKRNLDHQDLPDPFADRCKKMEAKIAELEQEVERLTNEKERQMS; encoded by the coding sequence ATGTTTGCACGTTTGAAAGAAGATATAGCTGTGGTTTTTGAACAAGATCCCGCAGCTACTAGTAAACTCGAAGTCATTTTAACTTACGCAGGTTTACATGCCATTTGGAATCATCGAATTGCTCATGCTTTTTATAAAAAGAAGTTCTTTTTCCTTGCACGTGCAATCTCGCAAATAAGCCGATTTTTTACTGGCATCGAAATTCACCCAGGAGCAACAATTGGCCGACGTTTTTTTATCGACCATGGTTCAGGTGTAGTCATTGGAGAAACATGTGAAATTGGAGACGACTGTACTATTTACCAAGGCGTTACACTAGGTGGGACAGGGAAAGAGAAGGGTAAAAGACATCCAACCCTTGGAAATAATGTGCTTGTTGCAACAGGAGCGAAAGTATTAGGATCCATTACAATTGGGGAAAATAGCAAGGTAGGTGCAGGTTCGGTTGTATTAAAAGATGTACCGTTTAACTCTACTGTTGTTGGCATACCTGGCGTAGTTGTAATTCAAGATGGTGTGAAAGTAAAAAGAAATCTGGATCATCAAGATTTGCCAGATCCGTTTGCCGATCGATGTAAAAAGATGGAAGCTAAAATTGCAGAGCTTGAACAGGAAGTTGAACGTTTAACAAATGAAAAGGAGAGACAAATGTCATGA
- the gltX gene encoding glutamate--tRNA ligase — protein sequence MTQEVRVRYAPSPTGNLHIGGARTALFNYLYARHHNGKFIVRIEDTDIERNIEGGELSQLENLQWLGIDYDESVDIGGPYAPYRQMERLDIYTKHAEEMLEKGHAYKCFCTSEELEADREVQKENGVAAPMYNGKCRNLSPEEVQAKEAAGTAYTIRMRVPENVTYTFEDLVRGTVTFESKDVGDWVLVKANGIPTYNYAVVLDDRLMKISHVFRGEEHLSNTPKQLMVFDVFGWEYPKYGHMTLIINESRKKLSKRDESIIQFVTQYKDLGYLPEAMFNFFALLGWSPEGEEEIFSKEEFIKIFDVNRLSKSPSMFDKQKLTWMNNQYIKQLPLEKVVELALPHLQKEGLLPMELSEEQQTWTTNLIALYHDQMSFGAEIVELSSLFFNDELAYNEEASEVLAGEQVSEVMVAFKAQLESLVTFEATEIKSSIKAVQKETGHKGKNLFMPIRVVTTGQTHGPELADAISLIGKEKVIARVAKYAKQ from the coding sequence ATGACACAAGAAGTACGCGTACGCTACGCACCAAGTCCAACAGGTAATTTGCATATCGGAGGAGCACGCACAGCATTATTTAACTATTTATATGCTCGTCATCATAACGGGAAATTTATCGTTCGTATTGAAGATACAGATATTGAACGTAATATCGAAGGTGGCGAATTATCGCAGCTTGAAAACCTACAATGGTTAGGGATCGACTATGATGAGTCTGTTGATATTGGTGGACCTTATGCACCTTACCGTCAAATGGAGCGTCTAGATATATATACAAAACATGCAGAAGAGATGTTAGAAAAGGGACATGCTTATAAATGTTTCTGTACATCGGAAGAGTTAGAAGCAGATCGTGAAGTTCAAAAAGAAAACGGAGTAGCTGCTCCAATGTACAATGGTAAGTGCAGAAACTTATCTCCAGAAGAAGTGCAAGCAAAAGAAGCTGCAGGAACAGCCTATACAATTCGTATGCGTGTACCAGAAAATGTAACATATACATTTGAAGATTTAGTTCGTGGTACAGTGACGTTTGAATCGAAAGATGTTGGCGATTGGGTTCTTGTAAAAGCTAACGGAATCCCAACTTATAACTATGCGGTAGTATTAGATGATCGTCTGATGAAAATCTCACATGTATTCCGTGGCGAAGAACATTTATCGAATACACCGAAGCAACTTATGGTATTCGATGTATTTGGCTGGGAATATCCGAAATATGGTCATATGACGCTAATTATTAACGAAAGTCGTAAAAAGCTTTCCAAACGTGATGAGTCGATTATTCAGTTTGTCACGCAATATAAAGATCTTGGGTATTTGCCAGAAGCAATGTTTAACTTTTTTGCACTTTTAGGATGGTCTCCTGAAGGGGAAGAGGAAATCTTCTCGAAAGAGGAGTTCATCAAAATCTTTGATGTTAACCGTCTATCTAAATCTCCATCTATGTTTGATAAACAAAAATTAACATGGATGAATAACCAATATATTAAGCAACTACCACTAGAAAAAGTAGTAGAGCTTGCGCTGCCACATTTGCAAAAAGAAGGACTTCTACCTATGGAGTTATCGGAAGAACAACAAACTTGGACTACAAACCTGATTGCTCTTTATCATGATCAAATGAGTTTTGGAGCAGAAATCGTTGAATTATCTTCCTTATTCTTTAATGATGAACTTGCATATAATGAAGAAGCATCAGAAGTGCTGGCGGGGGAGCAGGTTTCGGAAGTTATGGTAGCTTTTAAAGCACAATTAGAAAGTCTAGTAACTTTTGAAGCAACAGAAATAAAATCTTCCATTAAAGCGGTACAAAAAGAAACGGGTCATAAAGGAAAAAATCTATTTATGCCAATTCGTGTGGTTACAACTGGTCAAACTCATGGTCCTGAATTAGCAGATGCTATCAGCTTAATCGGCAAAGAAAAAGTTATTGCTCGCGTCGCTAAATACGCAAAACAATAA
- the ispF gene encoding 2-C-methyl-D-erythritol 2,4-cyclodiphosphate synthase: MMRIGQGFDVHEFADNRPLIIGGITIPYERGLIGHSDADVLLHTITDAALGAIGEGDIGRHFPDTDPDFKDADSAKLLEHIWKLVDARGYKLGNIDCTIIAQKPKMAPYIETIRTRVAELLQADVSQVNVKATTTEKLGFTGREEGIASMATILLLKKD; this comes from the coding sequence ATGATGCGAATTGGGCAAGGTTTTGATGTACATGAATTTGCGGATAATCGACCGTTAATTATAGGAGGAATTACGATTCCTTATGAAAGAGGACTTATTGGGCATTCAGATGCAGATGTGTTACTTCATACAATTACAGACGCGGCTCTGGGGGCGATTGGAGAAGGGGATATAGGGAGACACTTTCCGGATACAGATCCTGATTTTAAAGATGCAGATTCAGCGAAGTTATTGGAGCATATTTGGAAACTGGTAGATGCTCGTGGATATAAATTAGGAAACATAGATTGTACAATTATTGCACAAAAGCCCAAAATGGCTCCTTACATTGAAACAATTCGTACGCGCGTTGCCGAACTACTTCAAGCCGATGTATCGCAAGTGAATGTAAAAGCAACTACAACAGAAAAGTTAGGATTTACCGGTCGTGAAGAAGGAATTGCTTCTATGGCAACGATTCTTCTACTGAAAAAAGACTAA
- the ispD gene encoding 2-C-methyl-D-erythritol 4-phosphate cytidylyltransferase produces MKYTVLLPAAGSGKRMGAGQNKLFIQLKGIPVLIHTLRVFEQDPRCAEIVLAVKKEEQDFIENLLKEYRITKVAAITEGGAERQHSVYACLKASLSKGIVLVHDAARPFIKQEVIHQLVQTAEKFGAAVAAVRAKDTMKKVEDGIIQETVDRESLWIIQTPQAFQYDLLEKAERLAEEELFLGTDEAMLVERLGEQVRIVESTYDNVKMTTKEDLLFGEILLNKREQEER; encoded by the coding sequence GTGAAATATACAGTGTTATTACCTGCTGCAGGTAGCGGGAAACGGATGGGGGCTGGACAGAACAAGCTCTTTATTCAATTAAAGGGTATCCCTGTTTTAATTCATACTTTACGCGTATTTGAGCAAGATCCTAGATGTGCCGAAATTGTATTAGCAGTGAAAAAAGAGGAACAAGATTTTATTGAAAACTTGCTTAAAGAATATCGTATTACTAAAGTTGCTGCCATTACAGAAGGTGGAGCAGAACGGCAGCATAGCGTGTATGCATGCTTAAAGGCTTCTCTATCTAAAGGGATTGTACTTGTGCATGATGCTGCAAGACCCTTTATTAAACAAGAAGTAATTCATCAGCTTGTGCAAACGGCGGAGAAATTTGGAGCTGCGGTGGCTGCAGTAAGAGCGAAGGATACGATGAAAAAAGTGGAAGATGGTATAATTCAAGAAACAGTCGATCGAGAAAGCCTTTGGATTATCCAAACACCCCAAGCATTTCAGTATGATTTGCTAGAAAAAGCGGAAAGACTAGCAGAAGAAGAACTTTTCTTAGGTACCGATGAAGCAATGCTTGTGGAAAGATTAGGTGAGCAAGTTCGTATTGTGGAAAGTACATATGATAATGTGAAAATGACAACAAAGGAAGATCTTCTATTTGGAGAGATACTATTAAATAAACGTGAACAGGAGGAACGATAA
- a CDS encoding PIN/TRAM domain-containing protein: MMKWIIQIAFVLIGGTLGLLFLPALYEFINLSEIPWMNNPYVSVVIGAILLYVAALFLTDYLMNFIKWMEERLLKAPIGDLLFGTLGLVIGLIVAFLLGSAVNSIEIPVVRSVIPVLLSIILGYLGFQVGFKKRDELLHVFTPSKQQTNKKKTIDEDEKGLTMGTYKLLDTSVIIDGRISDISETGFIEGVLVVPQFVLTELQHIADSSDTLKRTRGRRGLDVLKKLQTERASAVLIVEEDFEDIQEVDLKLVRLAKNMNGIVVTNDFNLNKVCDLHKVRVLNINDLANAVKPVVIPGEIMHVVVIKDGKEYNQGVAYLDDGTMIVVEGGKSYMGQAINVEVTSVLQTSAGRMIFAKPQESK, encoded by the coding sequence TTGATGAAATGGATTATTCAAATTGCGTTTGTTTTAATAGGTGGTACATTGGGATTATTATTCTTACCGGCCTTATACGAATTCATTAATTTATCTGAAATCCCTTGGATGAACAATCCATATGTATCAGTTGTAATTGGGGCAATTTTACTTTATGTTGCAGCATTATTTTTAACAGATTACTTGATGAATTTTATCAAATGGATGGAAGAGCGTCTTTTAAAAGCGCCAATTGGTGACTTGCTTTTTGGAACGCTTGGACTTGTCATTGGATTAATCGTTGCATTTTTACTTGGATCAGCGGTAAATAGTATTGAAATTCCTGTTGTACGCTCTGTTATCCCGGTACTTTTATCTATTATTCTTGGTTATTTAGGTTTCCAAGTAGGATTTAAAAAAAGGGACGAGTTACTTCATGTATTTACACCTTCAAAACAACAAACGAATAAGAAAAAAACAATCGATGAAGATGAAAAAGGCTTAACAATGGGCACTTATAAATTACTGGATACAAGTGTAATTATTGATGGCCGTATTTCAGATATTTCGGAAACAGGATTTATAGAAGGTGTATTGGTAGTACCTCAGTTTGTACTTACGGAATTACAGCATATTGCGGATTCCTCAGATACACTTAAACGAACAAGAGGACGCCGTGGTTTAGATGTATTAAAAAAATTACAGACAGAGCGAGCTTCAGCGGTGTTAATCGTGGAAGAGGATTTTGAAGATATTCAAGAAGTAGATTTAAAACTTGTACGATTAGCTAAGAATATGAATGGGATTGTAGTTACAAACGACTTTAATCTAAATAAAGTATGTGATTTGCACAAAGTACGTGTTCTCAATATTAATGACTTGGCGAATGCAGTAAAGCCTGTAGTTATTCCCGGGGAAATAATGCATGTCGTGGTTATTAAAGATGGGAAAGAATATAATCAAGGTGTTGCTTACTTAGATGATGGTACGATGATTGTTGTAGAAGGCGGTAAATCATATATGGGACAAGCAATCAATGTAGAAGTGACTAGTGTATTGCAAACTTCTGCGGGTCGTATGATTTTTGCAAAACCACAAGAATCGAAATAA